One window of Streptomyces sp. FIT100 genomic DNA carries:
- a CDS encoding DJ-1/PfpI family protein: MQIAILLYDRFTSLDAIGPFELLARLPGAETVFVAEEAGPVRNDRDNLGLVADRSLAEVPAPDLVVVPGGPGSRRARADGTLVEWLRAADATSTWTTSVCTGSLVLAGAGLLNGRRATSHWLALDLLGRLGAEPTGERVVFDGKYVTAAGVSSGIDMALHLLGRIAGDEFAQRVQLITEYDPQPPYDAGSPAKAPEEAVAYWRARAASDDELRIPDEGPGLRRSR; this comes from the coding sequence ATGCAGATCGCCATCCTCCTCTACGACCGCTTCACCAGCCTGGACGCGATCGGCCCGTTCGAACTGCTCGCCCGGCTGCCCGGCGCCGAGACCGTCTTCGTCGCGGAGGAGGCCGGTCCGGTGCGTAATGACCGGGACAACCTCGGCCTGGTCGCCGACCGCAGCCTCGCCGAGGTGCCGGCTCCCGACCTCGTCGTCGTGCCCGGCGGGCCGGGCTCGCGCCGGGCCCGGGCGGACGGGACCCTCGTGGAGTGGCTGCGCGCCGCGGACGCCACCAGCACCTGGACCACGTCGGTGTGCACCGGTTCGCTGGTGCTCGCCGGGGCCGGACTGCTCAACGGCCGCAGGGCCACCAGCCACTGGCTGGCGCTGGACCTGCTCGGCCGGCTCGGCGCCGAGCCCACCGGCGAACGGGTCGTCTTCGACGGCAAGTACGTGACGGCGGCCGGCGTCTCGTCCGGCATCGACATGGCCCTGCACCTGCTCGGCCGGATCGCCGGCGACGAGTTCGCCCAGCGGGTCCAGCTGATCACCGAGTACGACCCGCAGCCGCCGTACGACGCGGGCTCGCCCGCCAAGGCCCCTGAGGAGGCCGTCGCCTACTGGCGGGCGCGGGCGGCCTCCGACGACGAGCTGCGGATCCCCGACGAGGGTCCGGGCCTCAGGCGCTCCAGGTGA
- a CDS encoding DJ-1/PfpI family protein, with translation MQLAILLYDRFTPLDAVGPFELLSRLPGTETVLVAEEAGPVRNDQDNLSLVAERSLAEVPAPDIVLVPGGTGTRRVVENTAVLDWLRTADSTSTWTTSVCTGSLILAGAGLLKGRRATSHWLALDELVAYGARPAEERVVVDGKYVTAAGVSSGIDMALHLLGRISGDAAAQTIQLLTEYDPQPPYDAGSPAKAPEDIVAPWRDQGEWILHGGS, from the coding sequence ATGCAGCTCGCCATCCTGCTCTACGACCGTTTCACCCCGCTCGACGCCGTCGGCCCCTTCGAACTGCTCTCCCGGCTCCCGGGCACCGAGACCGTCCTCGTCGCCGAGGAGGCGGGCCCGGTACGCAATGACCAGGACAATCTGAGCCTCGTCGCCGAACGGAGTCTGGCCGAGGTGCCGGCCCCCGACATCGTCCTCGTGCCGGGCGGGACCGGCACCCGCCGGGTGGTGGAGAACACGGCGGTCCTCGACTGGCTCCGTACGGCCGACTCCACCAGCACCTGGACCACGTCGGTGTGCACCGGCTCGCTCATCCTCGCCGGGGCGGGGCTGCTGAAGGGCCGCCGGGCCACCTCGCACTGGCTCGCACTGGACGAGCTGGTGGCCTACGGCGCCCGGCCGGCCGAGGAGCGGGTGGTCGTCGACGGCAAGTACGTGACGGCGGCCGGGGTCTCCTCCGGGATCGACATGGCGCTGCACCTGCTCGGCCGGATCTCCGGGGACGCCGCCGCCCAGACGATCCAGCTGCTGACCGAGTACGACCCCCAGCCGCCGTACGACGCGGGCTCGCCCGCCAAGGCCCCCGAGGACATCGTGGCGCCCTGGCGGGACCAGGGCGAATGGATCCTCCACGGCGGGAGCTGA
- a CDS encoding GlxA family transcriptional regulator: MEKRSVLVVLFDDVQSLDVTGPVEVFAGANKRPSPPFTYGIRTASLRGPVRTSSGLTLVPDGTLDAYEAAPPHTLIVPGGQGTRRPDPALVDWLRAHAPRAERLVSVCTGALLLAEAGLLDGHRVTSHWSVCAQLARNHPEVHVDPDPIFVRDGRLATSAGVTAGIDLALALVEEDMGRETALVIARHLVVFLRRPGNQAQFSAQLAAQTAQREPLREVQQYITEHPDGDLSVEALAARARLSPRQFARAFRAETGMTPGRYVDRVRLEHARRLLEDTGDGVEEISRACGYGTPEAMRRAFTKALGAAPAEYRRRFHAPLTAR; encoded by the coding sequence ATGGAGAAGCGATCCGTGCTCGTCGTCCTCTTCGACGACGTGCAGAGCCTGGACGTGACCGGGCCCGTCGAGGTGTTCGCCGGAGCCAACAAGCGCCCGTCGCCGCCGTTCACGTACGGCATCCGCACCGCCTCGCTCCGCGGGCCGGTCCGCACGTCCAGCGGACTGACGCTCGTACCGGACGGGACGCTGGACGCGTACGAGGCCGCGCCCCCGCACACCCTGATCGTCCCCGGCGGCCAGGGCACGCGCCGCCCCGACCCGGCGCTCGTCGACTGGCTGCGCGCCCACGCCCCGCGCGCCGAACGCCTCGTCTCCGTCTGCACCGGCGCCCTGCTCCTGGCCGAGGCCGGGCTGCTCGACGGACACCGCGTGACCAGCCACTGGTCCGTCTGCGCCCAGCTTGCCCGCAACCACCCCGAGGTGCATGTCGACCCCGACCCGATCTTCGTACGGGACGGCAGGCTCGCCACCTCGGCCGGGGTCACCGCGGGCATCGACCTCGCCCTCGCCCTCGTCGAGGAGGACATGGGCCGCGAGACCGCCCTGGTCATCGCCCGCCATCTGGTCGTCTTCCTGCGCCGCCCCGGCAACCAGGCTCAGTTCAGTGCCCAGCTCGCCGCCCAGACCGCACAGCGCGAGCCGCTGCGCGAGGTGCAGCAGTACATCACCGAGCACCCGGACGGCGACCTCTCGGTCGAGGCGCTGGCCGCCCGCGCCCGGCTCTCACCCCGTCAGTTCGCCCGCGCCTTCCGCGCCGAGACCGGGATGACCCCCGGCCGCTACGTCGACCGGGTCCGTCTCGAACACGCCCGGCGGCTCCTGGAGGACACCGGCGACGGCGTCGAGGAGATCTCCCGCGCCTGCGGCTACGGCACGCCCGAGGCGATGCGCCGGGCGTTCACGAAGGCCCTGGGCGCGGCGCCCGCCGAGTACCGCCGCCGCTTCCACGCACCTCTCACCGCCCGATGA
- a CDS encoding enoyl-CoA hydratase/isomerase family protein, producing the protein MEQIVAEVADGVATVVISNPGKHNAMTAAMWRAVPEVLDGLARDPSVRALVLTGAGGTFCAGADIASLRGQALGGGEDPQSLAVRAEDALAAFPKPTLAAVRGYCVGGGCQLAAACDLRFAEEGASFGVTPAKLGIVYPASSTRRLVALTGPAATKYLLFSGELIGTERALRTGLVDEVLPEGELGKRVADFLRVLTSRSRLTQAAAKEFASGRTDRDGYWAEQAAASGDTAEGVAAFLERRPPRFTWSA; encoded by the coding sequence ATGGAGCAGATCGTCGCCGAGGTGGCGGACGGGGTCGCCACCGTCGTGATCAGCAACCCCGGCAAGCACAACGCCATGACGGCCGCGATGTGGCGGGCGGTGCCGGAGGTCCTGGACGGTCTCGCCCGCGACCCGTCCGTACGGGCGCTGGTGCTGACCGGCGCCGGCGGCACGTTCTGCGCCGGCGCCGACATCGCCTCGCTGCGCGGGCAGGCGCTCGGCGGCGGGGAGGATCCCCAGAGCCTGGCCGTCCGTGCCGAGGACGCGCTCGCCGCCTTCCCCAAGCCGACGCTGGCGGCCGTGCGCGGCTACTGCGTGGGCGGCGGCTGCCAGCTGGCCGCGGCCTGCGATCTGCGGTTCGCCGAGGAGGGGGCCTCCTTCGGGGTCACGCCGGCGAAGCTGGGGATCGTCTATCCGGCGTCATCGACCCGGCGGCTGGTCGCGCTGACCGGCCCGGCGGCCACGAAGTACCTGCTCTTCTCGGGCGAGTTGATCGGTACGGAGCGGGCCCTGCGCACCGGTCTGGTGGACGAGGTGCTGCCCGAGGGGGAACTGGGCAAGCGGGTCGCGGACTTCCTGCGGGTGCTCACCTCACGCTCGCGGCTGACGCAGGCGGCGGCGAAGGAGTTCGCGTCGGGCCGCACCGACCGGGACGGGTACTGGGCGGAGCAGGCGGCCGCGAGCGGCGACACCGCGGAGGGTGTCGCCGCGTTCCTGGAGCGCAGGCCGCCGCGGTTCACCTGGAGCGCCTGA
- a CDS encoding SCO6745 family protein: MTSLPPRAGRRCFGVLNPLHSTHYFSPDFEAAFAEIGLDDRDASRLAGRSAALGAVGPGVVAATFYNYNYDLIARHFPAVWEKASPEDVRTARLRAVDATLRRLLGAEAVASEEMAEAARLALRATEACTRHARPLYAAHADLPVPDEPHLAYWHAATLLREHRGDGHLTALLSAGLDPLEALVSHTATGKGMAPRWVLGTRGWRRADWDAAADRLRGRGLLAGDAELTLTEEGAALRAEVEEATDRLDLAPYEHLGAAGVERLTELGRGFLLTAVAAGAFPADLNGKG, from the coding sequence ATGACTTCGCTCCCGCCTCGCGCCGGCCGCCGCTGCTTCGGCGTGCTCAACCCGCTGCACTCCACGCACTACTTCTCGCCCGACTTCGAGGCCGCGTTCGCCGAGATCGGCCTCGACGACAGGGACGCCTCACGCCTGGCGGGGCGCAGCGCGGCGCTGGGCGCCGTCGGGCCGGGCGTGGTGGCGGCCACGTTCTACAACTACAACTACGACCTGATCGCCCGCCACTTCCCGGCGGTCTGGGAGAAGGCGTCGCCCGAGGACGTGCGCACGGCCCGGCTGCGGGCCGTGGACGCGACGCTGCGCAGGCTCCTCGGCGCGGAGGCGGTGGCCTCGGAGGAGATGGCCGAGGCGGCCCGGCTCGCGCTGCGCGCCACCGAGGCGTGCACCCGCCACGCCCGGCCGCTGTACGCGGCGCACGCGGATCTGCCCGTGCCCGACGAGCCGCATCTCGCCTACTGGCACGCGGCGACCCTGCTGCGCGAGCACCGCGGCGACGGCCATCTGACCGCGCTGCTGTCGGCCGGTCTCGACCCGCTGGAGGCCCTCGTCAGCCACACCGCGACCGGCAAGGGCATGGCGCCCCGCTGGGTCCTCGGCACCCGCGGCTGGCGGCGCGCCGACTGGGACGCGGCGGCGGACCGGCTGCGCGGGCGCGGACTGCTCGCCGGGGACGCGGAGTTGACGCTGACGGAGGAGGGCGCCGCGCTGCGGGCGGAGGTCGAGGAGGCCACGGACCGGCTCGACCTGGCCCCGTACGAGCACCTCGGCGCGGCGGGTGTCGAACGGCTCACCGAGCTGGGCCGGGGCTTCCTGCTGACGGCGGTCGCTGCCGGGGCGTTCCCCGCGGACCTGAACGGCAAGGGCTGA